One Thermococcus kodakarensis KOD1 genomic window carries:
- the porA gene encoding 2-ketoisovalerate ferredoxin oxidoreductase subunit alpha has protein sequence MEYKPIRKVVSGNYAAAYAALHARVQVVAAYPITPQTSIIEKIAEFIANGEADIQYVPVESEHSAMAACIGASAAGARAFTATSAQGLALMHEMLHWASGARLPIVMVDVNRAMAPPWSVWDDQTDSLAQRDTGWMQFYAENNQEVYDGVLMAFKVAETVNLPAMVVESAFILSHTYDVVEMIPQELVDEFLPPRKPLYDLADFEREPFSVGSLATPADYYEFRYKIQKAMEEAKKVIKEVGREFGERFGRDYSQMIETYRTDDADFVFMGMGSLMGTVKEAVDILRQEGYKVGAAKVRWFRPFPKEELYELAKNVDGIAVLDRNYSFGMEGILFTEAKGALYNTDAKPLMKNYIVGLGGRDFTVNDVRKIAENMKAVIEKGELDVEVDWYHLKR, from the coding sequence ATGGAGTACAAGCCGATCAGAAAGGTCGTGAGCGGAAACTACGCGGCTGCCTATGCCGCTTTACACGCGAGAGTCCAGGTCGTTGCCGCTTACCCGATCACCCCGCAGACGAGCATCATCGAGAAGATAGCCGAGTTCATAGCCAACGGAGAGGCAGACATCCAGTACGTTCCCGTTGAGAGCGAGCACTCCGCTATGGCCGCATGTATCGGCGCCTCGGCTGCTGGAGCAAGGGCCTTCACCGCTACCTCTGCCCAGGGTCTAGCTTTAATGCACGAGATGCTCCACTGGGCGAGCGGTGCAAGGCTGCCGATAGTTATGGTGGACGTTAACAGGGCTATGGCTCCGCCGTGGAGCGTTTGGGACGATCAGACCGATTCACTCGCGCAGAGAGATACCGGCTGGATGCAGTTCTACGCCGAGAACAACCAGGAGGTTTACGATGGCGTCCTTATGGCCTTCAAGGTGGCCGAGACGGTAAACCTCCCCGCTATGGTCGTCGAGAGCGCCTTCATCCTGAGCCACACCTACGACGTCGTTGAGATGATTCCGCAGGAGCTCGTTGACGAGTTCCTTCCACCGAGGAAGCCACTCTACGACCTGGCCGACTTCGAGAGGGAGCCGTTCTCGGTAGGTTCTCTCGCGACTCCAGCAGATTACTACGAGTTCCGCTACAAGATACAGAAGGCCATGGAGGAGGCCAAGAAGGTCATCAAGGAAGTGGGTAGGGAGTTCGGCGAGCGCTTTGGAAGGGACTACAGCCAGATGATAGAGACCTACAGGACTGACGATGCCGACTTCGTCTTCATGGGTATGGGTTCGCTCATGGGCACCGTCAAGGAGGCAGTTGACATCCTCAGGCAGGAGGGCTACAAGGTCGGAGCGGCAAAGGTGCGCTGGTTCAGGCCGTTCCCGAAGGAGGAGCTCTACGAGCTTGCAAAGAACGTTGACGGCATAGCAGTCCTCGACAGGAACTACTCCTTCGGCATGGAGGGCATACTCTTCACGGAGGCAAAGGGTGCGCTCTACAACACCGACGCGAAGCCGCTCATGAAGAACTACATCGTCGGCCTCGGCGGCAGGGACTTCACGGTGAACGACGTTAGGAAGATAGCCGAGAACATGAAGGCAGTCATAGAGAAGGGCGAGCTTGACGTAGAGGTGGACTGGTACCACCTTAAGAGGTGA
- a CDS encoding hydroxyacid dehydrogenase produces MKVLVAAPLHEKAIEVLKNAGFEVVYEEYPDEDRLVELVKDVDAIIVRSKPKVTRKVIEAAPKLKVIGRAGVGLDNIDLKAAEERGIKVVNSPGASSRSVAELAIGLIFAVARKIAFADRKMREGVWAKKQCMGIELEGKTIGVVGFGRIGYQVAKIANALGMKVLFYDPYPNEERAKEVGGKFADLETLLKESDVVTLHVPLVDATYHLINEERLKLMKPTAILINAARGAVVDTDALVKALQEGWIAGAGLDVFEEEPLPADHPLTKLDNVVLTPHIGASTVEAQMRAGVEVAEKIVEALKG; encoded by the coding sequence ATGAAGGTTCTCGTTGCCGCTCCGCTTCACGAGAAGGCGATAGAGGTTTTGAAGAACGCCGGCTTTGAGGTCGTTTACGAGGAGTATCCCGATGAGGACAGGCTCGTTGAACTCGTTAAAGACGTCGATGCGATAATCGTTAGGAGCAAGCCGAAGGTAACCAGGAAGGTCATCGAGGCCGCTCCCAAGCTCAAGGTCATAGGAAGGGCTGGCGTTGGCCTCGACAACATTGACCTCAAGGCCGCCGAGGAGAGGGGAATTAAGGTCGTAAACAGTCCTGGGGCTAGCTCCAGGAGCGTCGCCGAACTGGCCATCGGCCTTATCTTCGCCGTCGCGAGGAAGATAGCCTTCGCCGACAGGAAGATGAGGGAAGGCGTCTGGGCCAAGAAGCAGTGCATGGGAATAGAGCTTGAGGGCAAGACCATTGGAGTCGTCGGCTTCGGAAGAATAGGCTACCAGGTTGCAAAGATAGCGAACGCCCTCGGCATGAAGGTTCTCTTCTACGACCCGTATCCAAACGAGGAAAGGGCAAAGGAGGTCGGAGGAAAGTTTGCTGACCTTGAGACGCTCCTGAAGGAGAGCGACGTCGTTACGCTCCACGTCCCGCTGGTTGATGCAACCTACCACCTCATAAACGAGGAGAGGCTCAAGCTCATGAAGCCGACCGCCATACTCATCAACGCCGCAAGGGGTGCGGTAGTTGACACCGATGCCCTCGTCAAGGCCCTTCAGGAGGGCTGGATCGCGGGAGCAGGCCTTGATGTCTTCGAGGAGGAGCCCCTTCCAGCAGACCACCCGCTCACAAAGCTTGACAACGTTGTTCTAACGCCGCACATCGGCGCCTCGACTGTTGAGGCCCAGATGAGGGCAGGCGTCGAGGTCGCCGAGAAGATAGTGGAAGCCCTCAAGGGCTGA
- a CDS encoding 3-methyl-2-oxobutanoate dehydrogenase subunit delta, which translates to MNTLFGEKKAEAKKIVLTSVDQYPEAPISLGTTLSNFTGDWRTFIPVVNEDKCVKCYICWKFCPEPAIYIKPDGYVAIDYDYCKGCGICANECPTKAITMEKEEK; encoded by the coding sequence TTGAACACGCTGTTTGGGGAGAAAAAGGCGGAGGCAAAGAAGATAGTCCTTACCTCCGTCGACCAGTACCCCGAGGCGCCAATAAGCCTTGGGACTACCCTTAGCAATTTCACAGGTGACTGGAGGACTTTCATCCCTGTGGTCAATGAGGACAAGTGCGTCAAGTGCTATATCTGCTGGAAGTTCTGCCCGGAGCCAGCAATATACATCAAGCCCGACGGCTACGTGGCAATCGACTACGACTACTGCAAGGGCTGTGGAATCTGTGCCAACGAGTGCCCGACCAAGGCCATAACCATGGAGAAGGAGGAGAAGTGA
- a CDS encoding inorganic phosphate transporter: MDALAIAIVAVAFYIAWNIGSNDSANAMGTAVGAGILSFRQATLTIAIFTLLGAYLKGYKVMKTVGKGIVPEGYLTMEMALIALLSAGVWVTIATIKGLPVSTTQAIVGGVIGVGLATSAPVNWWTLTKIAAAWVASPVLSGILAIILYKFYSYVISKIKSVSTIEALYKALAILGGSYMAFNFGTNEVANASGPIVGAGFMAPKTAGVLVALSLAVGALTFSYAVMHTVGKKITALGPVSAFAAQFGSAMAVSIANVFGLPVSSSQSIVGGVVGVGLLAGRGVDRKVIVDIVFGWVATPLTAIGISFVLLKLFALAGMV, encoded by the coding sequence ATGGACGCACTGGCTATAGCCATCGTGGCAGTTGCGTTCTACATCGCCTGGAACATAGGCTCGAACGACTCGGCCAACGCAATGGGAACGGCCGTTGGTGCGGGAATACTAAGCTTCAGGCAGGCAACACTGACAATAGCGATATTCACCCTTCTCGGCGCCTACCTCAAAGGCTACAAGGTCATGAAGACGGTCGGTAAGGGGATAGTGCCCGAGGGATACCTCACAATGGAAATGGCCCTCATAGCACTTCTTTCCGCTGGAGTGTGGGTGACGATAGCGACAATCAAAGGACTCCCAGTATCAACTACTCAGGCAATAGTGGGCGGTGTCATTGGTGTCGGTCTGGCTACGAGCGCGCCCGTAAACTGGTGGACGCTGACGAAGATAGCCGCTGCATGGGTCGCATCTCCCGTCCTCTCGGGAATCCTTGCGATAATCCTCTACAAGTTCTACTCCTACGTAATCTCAAAGATTAAGAGCGTCTCGACAATTGAGGCCCTCTACAAGGCGCTTGCCATTCTCGGCGGTTCTTATATGGCCTTCAACTTTGGAACGAACGAAGTGGCCAACGCCTCCGGGCCAATCGTCGGTGCTGGCTTTATGGCGCCAAAAACTGCCGGAGTCCTCGTGGCGTTAAGCCTGGCCGTTGGGGCACTGACGTTCAGCTACGCAGTTATGCACACGGTTGGGAAGAAGATAACGGCCCTCGGCCCTGTTTCGGCCTTCGCTGCCCAGTTCGGCTCCGCAATGGCGGTCAGCATAGCAAACGTTTTCGGCCTTCCAGTCAGCTCCAGTCAGTCGATAGTCGGCGGCGTTGTCGGCGTCGGCCTCTTAGCTGGTAGGGGAGTGGACAGAAAGGTAATCGTCGATATAGTCTTCGGATGGGTGGCGACGCCGCTAACCGCCATCGGAATATCCTTCGTCCTGCTCAAGCTCTTCGCCCTCGCCGGAATGGTTTAA
- a CDS encoding 2-dehydropantoate 2-reductase — translation MRIYVLGAGSIGSLFGALLARAGNDVTLIGRREQVDAINKNGLHVFGAEEFTVKPKATIYAPEEPPDLLILAVKSYSTKTALECARQCIGRNTWVLSIQNGLGNEELALKYTPNVMGGVTTNGAMLVEWGKVLWAGKGITVIGRYPTGRDDFVDEVASVFNEAGIDTSVTENAIGWKWAKAIVNSVINGLGTVLEVKNGHLKDDPHLEGISVDIAREGCMVAQQLGIEFEIHPLELLWDTIERTRENYNSTLQDIWRGRETEVDYIHGKIVEYARSVGMEAPRNELLWVLVKAKERINRGKTRNISEGC, via the coding sequence ATGAGGATATACGTTCTCGGTGCGGGCAGTATCGGGTCCCTCTTCGGCGCTCTTCTGGCGAGGGCCGGGAACGACGTTACACTAATCGGACGGAGGGAGCAGGTTGATGCCATAAACAAGAACGGGCTTCACGTTTTTGGTGCCGAGGAGTTTACCGTGAAGCCAAAGGCCACAATCTATGCTCCAGAGGAGCCGCCCGACCTGCTCATCCTGGCCGTCAAGTCATACTCCACGAAGACAGCCCTTGAATGTGCAAGGCAGTGCATAGGGAGGAACACGTGGGTTCTAAGCATACAGAACGGCCTCGGGAACGAAGAGCTTGCGCTTAAGTACACTCCTAACGTGATGGGGGGAGTGACTACCAACGGGGCGATGCTGGTTGAATGGGGAAAAGTTCTCTGGGCAGGGAAAGGAATAACTGTGATCGGAAGGTATCCCACCGGAAGAGACGACTTTGTTGATGAAGTTGCTTCAGTCTTCAACGAGGCTGGAATAGATACGAGCGTAACGGAAAACGCGATCGGGTGGAAATGGGCGAAGGCGATAGTAAACTCCGTGATAAACGGTCTCGGCACCGTTCTTGAGGTCAAGAACGGCCACCTTAAGGACGATCCTCATCTCGAGGGGATTTCCGTTGACATAGCCAGGGAGGGCTGTATGGTCGCCCAGCAGTTGGGGATTGAGTTCGAGATTCATCCGCTTGAACTCCTCTGGGACACCATAGAGAGAACCCGGGAAAACTACAACTCGACGCTCCAGGACATCTGGCGGGGACGGGAGACCGAGGTTGACTACATACACGGCAAAATAGTCGAGTACGCCCGCTCCGTGGGTATGGAGGCGCCGAGGAACGAACTTCTCTGGGTGCTCGTCAAGGCAAAGGAAAGGATAAATAGGGGTAAGACCAGAAATATTAGCGAGGGGTGTTGA
- a CDS encoding TIGR00153 family protein: protein MSLFGGKETDVFEAIDKHLDVVENALRAFRELVGAYLDGDFNRAKELEEEVSRFETEADGLRRSIELMLYEGAFLPVSRGDYVRLSELIDQVADAAESASHTLILAKPKVPTEVKGDILGLVDSAIETFKILKEAVKALNEDVDKALELAKKTEDAEESADKIEYDVKEKVFESETITTYAKLIWNQVLTKIGDIADRAEDASDQVMLMAIKRRG from the coding sequence ATGTCACTGTTCGGTGGAAAAGAGACTGACGTCTTTGAGGCAATTGACAAGCACCTTGATGTCGTGGAGAACGCTCTAAGGGCGTTCAGGGAGCTGGTTGGGGCTTACCTTGATGGGGACTTTAACCGGGCGAAGGAGCTGGAGGAAGAGGTCTCAAGATTTGAGACCGAAGCGGACGGACTTAGGAGGAGCATCGAGCTGATGCTCTACGAGGGGGCCTTTCTCCCGGTCAGCAGGGGGGACTACGTGAGGCTTAGCGAGCTGATAGATCAGGTGGCCGATGCCGCCGAGAGCGCGTCACACACACTCATCCTGGCCAAGCCCAAAGTCCCGACGGAAGTTAAAGGGGACATACTCGGCCTCGTAGATTCCGCCATAGAGACGTTTAAAATCCTAAAGGAGGCCGTCAAAGCCCTCAACGAGGATGTGGACAAAGCCCTTGAGCTGGCTAAAAAGACAGAGGACGCCGAGGAAAGCGCCGATAAAATAGAGTACGACGTGAAAGAAAAGGTCTTTGAGAGCGAGACCATAACTACCTACGCAAAGTTAATATGGAATCAAGTTCTGACGAAAATCGGCGACATAGCCGACCGCGCCGAGGATGCCTCGGATCAGGTCATGCTGATGGCAATAAAGAGGAGGGGATGA
- a CDS encoding carboxymuconolactone decarboxylase family protein, whose amino-acid sequence MENGDVMVKLKEIEELLEKLGKEHPKEIAAFSRFLRETLDNKALTTREKELIALALGIAAGCEWCIYLHTQKALEAGAKPEELIEAGLVAVLMAGGPALMHLIPLVKAIESFQKEHGE is encoded by the coding sequence ATGGAGAACGGCGACGTTATGGTTAAGTTGAAAGAGATTGAGGAGCTCCTCGAAAAGCTCGGTAAAGAGCACCCTAAAGAGATAGCGGCGTTCTCAAGGTTCCTCCGCGAGACCCTTGACAACAAAGCCCTTACAACGAGGGAGAAGGAGCTCATAGCCCTAGCCCTTGGAATAGCTGCAGGCTGCGAGTGGTGCATCTACCTCCACACCCAGAAGGCCCTCGAAGCCGGTGCAAAGCCGGAGGAGCTTATTGAAGCTGGCCTCGTGGCGGTTCTGATGGCCGGCGGCCCGGCGTTGATGCACCTCATCCCGCTCGTTAAGGCCATAGAGAGCTTCCAAAAAGAGCATGGGGAGTGA
- a CDS encoding RNA methyltransferase, with product MISVVLVEPEGPANIGMIARTMKNFGFSRLVLINPNLTEESYAYAVHARDVLENALILDSFEKALELFDFTVGTTGKPGKRFIPHRAPLMPWELVGLIKDYPGEVGIFFGRESIGLKNEELDAMDVTLTIPTSEEYPVMNLAQAAAVVLYELSKKRPEPYVEALKPATREEKEALVRTWEKLLNTLDYPKDAERRDVFVKVFQRAVGRAFLYGREVHTLIGPLRKALKRLEECRC from the coding sequence ATGATATCGGTCGTTCTGGTCGAGCCCGAGGGGCCGGCGAACATCGGCATGATAGCGAGGACGATGAAGAACTTCGGCTTCTCAAGGTTAGTGCTCATCAACCCGAACCTGACCGAAGAGAGCTACGCCTACGCCGTCCACGCGCGGGACGTCCTTGAAAACGCCCTGATTCTGGACTCATTTGAAAAGGCCCTTGAACTCTTCGACTTCACAGTTGGGACGACTGGAAAGCCCGGAAAGCGCTTTATCCCGCATAGAGCCCCGCTGATGCCCTGGGAGCTGGTTGGGCTTATCAAGGACTACCCTGGAGAGGTAGGAATATTCTTTGGGCGTGAGAGCATCGGCCTGAAGAACGAGGAGCTTGATGCAATGGACGTCACCCTCACGATACCCACGAGCGAGGAGTACCCCGTTATGAACCTCGCACAGGCCGCAGCGGTAGTCTTGTACGAGCTGTCGAAGAAGAGGCCAGAGCCATACGTTGAGGCATTAAAGCCAGCTACCAGGGAGGAGAAGGAAGCGCTTGTAAGAACCTGGGAAAAACTTCTCAATACTCTCGACTATCCAAAAGATGCTGAGAGAAGGGACGTCTTTGTTAAGGTCTTTCAGAGGGCCGTTGGCAGGGCGTTCCTCTACGGGAGGGAAGTCCACACGCTCATCGGGCCTCTAAGAAAGGCCCTTAAAAGGCTGGAGGAATGCCGATGCTGA
- the otg gene encoding methylated-DNA--protein-cysteine methyltransferase, which translates to MLSVEKFRVGERVVWIGVIFSGRVQGIAFAFDRGTLMKRIHDLAEHLGKRGVSISLDVQPSDYPEKVFKVLIGELDNASFLRELSFEGVTPFEKKVYEWLTKNVKRGSVITYGDLAKALNTSPRAVGGAMKRNPYPIVVPCHRVVAHDGIGYYSSGIEEKKFLLEIEGVKEWTS; encoded by the coding sequence ATGCTGAGCGTGGAGAAGTTTAGAGTCGGGGAGAGAGTGGTTTGGATCGGTGTAATCTTCTCTGGGAGGGTGCAGGGGATAGCCTTCGCCTTCGACAGGGGCACGCTGATGAAAAGAATCCACGACCTTGCCGAGCACCTGGGGAAGAGAGGAGTCAGCATATCACTCGACGTCCAGCCGAGCGATTACCCTGAGAAGGTCTTCAAAGTCCTGATTGGGGAGCTCGACAATGCCAGCTTTCTCCGGGAACTTTCCTTTGAGGGCGTTACACCCTTTGAGAAGAAGGTTTACGAGTGGCTCACAAAAAACGTTAAAAGAGGGAGCGTTATAACCTACGGTGACCTTGCAAAGGCGCTCAACACGTCCCCGCGGGCAGTTGGTGGGGCAATGAAGAGAAACCCGTATCCAATCGTTGTTCCCTGTCACAGGGTCGTTGCACACGATGGTATTGGTTACTACAGCTCCGGGATTGAGGAAAAGAAGTTCCTGCTGGAAATTGAGGGGGTGAAAGAATGGACAAGCTGA
- the hflX gene encoding GTPase HflX, with translation MRAIGVIRNSRRERLSRAEFEELLRSAGYEVLAIVEQNREEHPRYNIGPGKLEELKELVKELKPDKVIFANRLTPSQAYNLWKELRIEIMDRWQLVLEIFEKRAHSKEAKLQVELASLQYEIPLVKEAIRRIRLGDRAGFKGMGEYQTQQYLKHIRYRMGKIRDELERVKADREVKRKKRENAGFVLVALAGYTNAGKSTLLNALADENVEAKNQMFTTLDTTTRRFRLGTKRILATDTVGFIDGLPPFIVEAFHSTLEEIVKADIVLLVLDSSEPWGEIRRKFLASLQVLRELKALEKPIIVALNKIDLIEEADAEEKVRLIWELARERGISLEDVVKISAREGRLEELMDALNRVVLKLPKYGAFRIIVKEPEKVPAVMALINSVGEVLSVEYGEKTRIDAYVQTGMVGEIKKMGAEIERLNHSGEGEELEQDEGYSDGG, from the coding sequence ATGAGGGCAATAGGTGTCATCAGAAACTCCAGAAGGGAGCGCCTGAGCAGGGCGGAGTTCGAAGAACTGCTGAGGAGCGCTGGCTACGAGGTTCTGGCCATAGTAGAGCAGAACAGGGAGGAGCACCCACGCTACAACATAGGGCCTGGCAAGCTCGAGGAGCTCAAGGAGCTTGTTAAAGAGCTCAAGCCCGACAAGGTCATCTTTGCGAATAGACTGACTCCGAGTCAGGCCTACAATCTCTGGAAGGAGCTCAGGATTGAGATAATGGACCGCTGGCAGCTCGTCCTTGAGATATTCGAGAAGAGGGCACACTCAAAGGAAGCTAAGTTGCAAGTAGAACTCGCCTCGCTCCAGTACGAAATTCCTCTGGTCAAGGAGGCCATCAGGAGGATAAGGCTCGGCGACAGGGCCGGTTTTAAGGGCATGGGTGAGTACCAGACCCAGCAGTACCTCAAGCACATCCGCTATAGGATGGGCAAAATACGGGACGAGCTTGAGAGGGTTAAGGCAGACAGAGAGGTTAAGAGAAAGAAGAGGGAGAACGCCGGCTTCGTCCTCGTTGCCCTCGCTGGGTACACCAACGCGGGAAAATCAACCCTTCTCAACGCTTTAGCGGATGAGAACGTTGAAGCGAAGAATCAAATGTTCACGACACTCGACACTACAACGAGGCGCTTCAGACTCGGCACGAAGAGGATTCTCGCAACCGACACTGTTGGGTTCATCGACGGTCTGCCCCCCTTCATAGTTGAGGCCTTCCACTCCACGCTTGAAGAGATAGTGAAGGCCGACATAGTTCTCCTCGTTCTGGACTCAAGCGAGCCTTGGGGGGAGATACGGAGGAAGTTCCTGGCCTCTCTTCAGGTGCTCAGGGAGCTGAAGGCCCTTGAAAAGCCGATCATAGTTGCCCTCAACAAGATAGACCTGATAGAGGAAGCTGACGCCGAGGAGAAGGTCAGGCTGATATGGGAACTCGCCCGCGAAAGGGGAATAAGCCTTGAGGACGTGGTGAAAATCTCGGCGAGGGAGGGCCGCCTCGAGGAACTCATGGATGCATTAAACAGGGTCGTCCTTAAACTGCCCAAGTACGGTGCTTTCAGGATAATCGTGAAAGAGCCTGAGAAAGTCCCTGCAGTGATGGCACTCATAAACTCCGTTGGAGAAGTTCTGTCAGTCGAGTACGGTGAAAAGACGAGGATAGACGCTTACGTCCAGACTGGAATGGTCGGCGAGATCAAGAAAATGGGGGCCGAGATAGAGAGGTTAAACCATTCCGGCGAGGGCGAAGAGCTTGAGCAGGACGAAGGATATTCCGATGGCGGTTAG
- a CDS encoding tetratricopeptide repeat protein, whose protein sequence is MDKLKAYLIGFLIAVIAIAAGIVWYGGWKLLLQVILVLGFLGLTLGLGFFTALTLYAESWKYGTILAVFTAISAYGLYLSWTWKNLEVVAGIIVFFIAVVAFGIWYISEPDLGLVDRFKSAESLERAGKYKQAARKYEKAGNYLKAAEMYIKLGWLESAAWAYEKAGEYAKAAEIYEQLYGKEKDTYYLKEAHEYWKKAGDMERAAKALERYAEEEPWFWEDVAKLYEELGNEEKAREAWEKALEYYKGEAQEEGVFWEDVGNIARKLGMEDLAREAYGKFLEYCLKEAEEDPMWWKHVAEAYEYLGETEKAEEAREKYEEYRQKIMKANEETSKFPEDEKRE, encoded by the coding sequence ATGGACAAGCTGAAAGCTTACCTGATAGGGTTTCTTATTGCAGTCATAGCTATAGCGGCCGGGATAGTCTGGTACGGCGGCTGGAAGCTTCTGCTCCAGGTGATACTCGTTCTTGGTTTCCTCGGCCTCACGCTCGGCCTCGGCTTCTTCACTGCGCTGACCCTCTACGCCGAGAGCTGGAAGTATGGAACCATACTGGCTGTTTTCACGGCCATCAGCGCCTACGGCCTCTACCTCAGCTGGACTTGGAAGAACCTCGAAGTGGTCGCAGGTATAATAGTCTTCTTCATAGCGGTGGTTGCCTTCGGAATCTGGTACATCAGCGAGCCTGACCTTGGACTTGTTGACCGCTTCAAGAGCGCGGAAAGCCTCGAAAGAGCTGGAAAGTACAAGCAGGCAGCCAGAAAGTACGAGAAGGCAGGCAACTACCTGAAGGCAGCGGAGATGTACATAAAGCTCGGCTGGCTTGAGAGCGCGGCCTGGGCCTACGAGAAGGCAGGAGAGTACGCAAAGGCAGCTGAAATATACGAGCAGCTCTATGGAAAGGAGAAGGACACCTACTACCTCAAGGAGGCCCACGAGTACTGGAAGAAGGCCGGAGACATGGAGAGGGCAGCGAAGGCCCTGGAGCGCTACGCCGAGGAGGAGCCCTGGTTCTGGGAGGATGTTGCTAAACTCTACGAGGAGCTTGGAAACGAGGAGAAGGCCAGGGAAGCCTGGGAAAAGGCCCTTGAGTATTACAAGGGCGAAGCCCAGGAAGAAGGAGTATTCTGGGAGGACGTCGGGAACATCGCAAGGAAGCTCGGCATGGAAGACCTTGCCAGGGAAGCCTACGGGAAGTTCCTCGAGTACTGCCTGAAGGAAGCTGAGGAGGACCCGATGTGGTGGAAGCACGTGGCAGAGGCCTACGAGTACCTCGGCGAGACAGAGAAGGCCGAAGAGGCCAGGGAGAAGTACGAGGAGTACAGGCAGAAGATCATGAAGGCGAACGAAGAAACTTCAAAGTTCCCTGAAGACGAGAAGAGGGAGTGA
- a CDS encoding pyruvate/ketoisovalerate ferredoxin oxidoreductase subunit gamma, giving the protein MIEIRFHGRGGQGAVTAANILASAAFKEGKYVQAFPFFGVERRGAPVTAFTRIDDKPIRIKTQIYEPDVVVVLDPSLLDTVDVTAGLKDGGIVIVNTEKSKEEVLEKLKKKPGKLALVDATGIALEILGLPITNTAILGAVAKATGLVKLESVQEAIKETFSGALGEKNAKAAEEAFNKTVVYEL; this is encoded by the coding sequence ATGATCGAGATTCGTTTTCACGGTAGAGGTGGACAGGGCGCAGTTACGGCAGCCAACATTCTAGCTTCAGCGGCCTTTAAGGAGGGCAAGTACGTCCAGGCCTTCCCGTTCTTCGGTGTTGAAAGGCGTGGAGCACCGGTTACCGCCTTCACCAGGATCGACGACAAGCCGATCAGGATAAAGACCCAGATCTACGAGCCTGACGTCGTTGTCGTCCTCGACCCGAGCCTTCTCGACACCGTTGACGTCACCGCTGGCCTCAAGGACGGCGGAATAGTCATCGTCAACACCGAGAAGAGCAAGGAGGAAGTCCTTGAGAAGCTCAAGAAGAAGCCGGGCAAGCTTGCCCTAGTTGACGCTACCGGCATAGCCCTTGAAATACTTGGACTCCCGATTACCAACACGGCCATCCTCGGTGCAGTTGCAAAGGCCACAGGCCTCGTCAAGCTTGAGAGCGTCCAGGAGGCCATTAAGGAGACCTTCTCTGGGGCCCTCGGCGAGAAGAACGCCAAGGCCGCCGAAGAGGCCTTCAACAAGACCGTTGTCTACGAGCTCTGA
- a CDS encoding nascent polypeptide-associated complex protein, producing MMGMNPRQMKKLMKQLGIKMEELEGVEEVVLRMKGKEIILKEPAVTVMVVQGEKTYQIIPGSEEVREVLEISEDDIKLVMEQAGVDYDTAKKALEEAKGDLAEAILKLTEG from the coding sequence ATGATGGGAATGAACCCGAGACAGATGAAGAAGCTCATGAAGCAGCTGGGCATTAAGATGGAGGAGCTTGAGGGCGTGGAAGAAGTAGTTCTGAGGATGAAGGGCAAGGAGATAATCTTAAAGGAGCCGGCCGTTACCGTGATGGTCGTCCAGGGAGAGAAGACCTACCAGATAATCCCTGGAAGTGAGGAAGTGAGAGAAGTCCTTGAAATTTCAGAGGATGACATAAAGCTCGTCATGGAGCAGGCGGGAGTTGACTACGATACCGCAAAAAAGGCGCTGGAAGAAGCGAAAGGAGACCTCGCGGAGGCTATCCTGAAGCTCACTGAGGGGTGA